The DNA sequence CAAGTAGCTGAAAACCAAGATCGGTGGTATTACTTCGATCAAACAACCGGTAAGCAAGCCAAGGGTGCAGTAGCAGTTAATGGTCAGCAGCTCTACTTTGATAAGGACTCTGGTATCCAAGTTAAGGGCGGTTTCGCTGACGATGGTGCTGGCCACACGGCATATTACCGTGGAGATTCTGGCGACAAGGTTGTCGGTGGCTTCTTTACAACTGGCAACAATGCTTGGTTCTACGCCGATGAAAATGGTTATGTTGCTAAAGGCTTCAAGGAAATGGACGGTCATTGGTACCACTTCGATGACATAACCGGTCAACAAGCCAAGGGTGCAGTGACTGTTAATGGTCAGCAGCTCTACTTTGATGTTAATTCCGGTATTCAAGTTAAGGGTGACTTTGTCACCGATGGCCAAGGCAACACCTCTTATTACGACCCTAACTCAGGGGATAAGAAGGTTGGCGGCTTCTTTACAACTGGCAACAATGCTTGGTATTATGCGGATGCTCAGGGTAATCTAGCCAAAGGTCGTCGTTTCATCGACAATCAAGATCTCTACTTTGATCCTACAACCGGTAAACAAGTCAAGGGAGCTTTGGTAGCTATTGATGGCCGCAGTTATTATTTTGATGTTGATTCAGGTAATATGGCTAAAAACCGCTTTGTTCGTATCAATGATCAATGGATTTACTTCGGCAATGATGGTGCAGCCACTAATATATAATCTATGAAACTAGGCTGTTTAAGCAGCTGAAATCTTAAAAGTCGTTATGCTTAGGCATGGCGACTTTTTTAATATAAGTAGCAGCTGTTTTTGTGCTAATAGATAGAATAATGGAAAAATATGATAAAATATGAAAAAAAATAAAAAAATATGATATTTTTTGTTGAAATCGTTTCCTTTAAGTGCTAGAATATAGACAAATTAAAAAGTAGGAGGAAAACATGAAATTAGCAACAAGAATCAATTCGTATTTGAGAATTGATGGTTATGATTTAGAGAAAACTTTTACAGACTTTGAAACTGCAGGTCTAGGCTATGTTGATCTGAATTATCCAGAGCATACCAAGGGGACTTCTCCTGAAGAAATGAAAAACCTTTTAGACAAGCATAACCTTGTTTTAAATGGATTAGCGCTTAGGTTCCGAGGGGATTTCATCAATGGTGAATTAGGAAATGCTAATCCTAATATTGCGGCTAAAGCGCGCCAGCTATGTAAGGAAGCAGCCGATTATTGCCGAGCAATAGGCGGAGAAGTTATCACCATTTGGCTGGGGTTTGATGGATTTGACTATAGCTTTCAAATCAATTATCGCAAAGTTTGGGACCAGCTAGTTAAAGCCTATCAAGAGATTTGTGATTATGCTCCAGATTTGAAAATTAGCATCGAATATAAACCCTATGAAGAGAGAGCCTATGCCTTTGTTGACAGTATGGGAATTACTGGGATGCTGCTGAATGATGTGAATCGTAAAAATATCGGTGTTACCTTGGATTACTGCCACATGCTTATGAAGCATGAAAATCCTGCTTTTGCTGCAGATATTTTTGGCAGCAGGGGGCAGCTGTATGGTATTCATGCGAATGACGGCTATGGTGTTGCTGATGATGGCTTGATGATTGGAACAGCATCGCCTTTTAAAACGTTAGAACTTCTGTACTACCTTAAAAAACACGATTATCAGGGAGTCGTCTATTTTGACACTTTCCCAGTTATTGAACCTGCAGTAGAAGAGGCAGAAAGAAATGTTGCCATGATCACCTACATGGATCAGCTAATTGATGAGGTCGGAATGGATTATATCCAAAATATTATCGATAAAAATGATGCTATTGCAGCTAATAAATTAATGTTAACGTTCTTAAAGGGAAGCAAAGACTAGGGAGGTGATTACTATGGCGGATTACAAAGCAACTGCCAAAGGGATTCTAGAGAATATTGGCGGACCAGAAAATATCTCTAATATGACCCACTGTGCTACGCGGTTACGTCTAAACTTGAAAGACCCATCCAAGGCAGATGATGCTGCTGTTAAAGCTGTAGATGGTGTTGTGGATGTTGTCAATAAAGCTGGACAGTATCAGATATTGATTGGTACAGAAGTACCGCATGTTTATGATGAATTTGAAATACTTGTAAAAGGCAGTACAGGGAATGCTTTGGACGAATCATCAGGTCAAGGCGGCAGTATTATCAGTCAGATTTTTTCTGCTATATCAGGAATTTTTGCACCCTTACTGCCGGCCTTAGCTGGATCGGGAATTTTACGTGGTTTGCTTATTTTAAGTGTCCAGTTGGGCTGGATTAGTGATAAAAGCGGTACCTACAGCATTTTATTTGCTGCTTCTATGGCAGTCTTCTATTTTCTGCCTGTCTTGCTCGCCTTTTCTTCTGCACGTCGTTTTGGAGCCAGTCCCTACATTTCAGCCTTAATTGGAGCTGCTTTATTACATCCGGATTTTTTATCCTTGCTTGGAAAGACAGGTAATGGTGCTACGACAAGCTTTTTGGGAATCCCAGTTGTCTTGATGAATTACAACTCAACGGTTGTTCCTATCATACTTGCAATTTGGGCTTACTCTTACCTTTATAAGTGGTTAGACAAGCATATTCCAGAAACACTCAAGCTTGTTCTGATTCCTTTGGTTTCTCTGGCCATTATGGTGCCCTTAACCGTCATTGTTATTGGTCCGATTGGCGTTTACAGCGGTGAAGGAATTGCTAACGTTGTTAATTGGCTAATTGAACGCAGTGGTGTACTGACAGGTATCCTTGTTGGCGGTGGCTGGAGTGTCTTGGTCAGCTTTGGTATTCATTGGGCTGTAAACCCTATTATGATTAATAATATTTCTCAAAATGGCTATGATTACATTTGTCCTCTGACTTTTGCCTGTAACTTTGCTGTTATTGGAACAGCTTTTGGTGTTTGGCTTAAGGCTAAAAATAAAAATCTTAAGAATTTTGCTATAACAGGCGTTATTACCATTGCATTATCAGCAATTATAGAACCGACTTTATTTGGTATGCTTGTCAAAAACAAAAAATTGTTCTTGGCTCAAATCATTGCAGGTGCAGCAGGTGGGGCCTACTTAGGGTTGACAAAAGTTGTTACCAATGCTTTTGTATTCGGCAGTGTGACGACCTTCCCTGCCTTTATTGAAAATAATACCAATGTTATTAATGGTATTATTGGTCTGGGAATATCTGCTCTTGTTGGAGCGGTTCTAGGTTTTATTTTCACAAACAGAGATGATCAGTTAGCCTAATTGCTTGCATGAAATAATTTTCTGAATATGGTATCATTATTACCAAAATGAAGGTAAATGTAAGATGATTCCATACGAAAGACAACAAAAAATATTAGGTCTGTTAAAAGATACTGAATTAGTAAAATTTGATGAAATTCAATCCGTGTTTCCAAAAGTTTCCTCCTCAACATTGCGACGTGATTTAAAAGAGCTTGAAAAGAACAATAGAATTGAATACTTGTCAGGCGGTGCTATTAAATTGATGTCAACGGTTGGAGAAATTCCAATTACCATGCGCAATACACTTTACAGTGATAAAAAAGATAAAATTGCTAATCTGGCAGCCAAACAGATTCATGATGGTGATGTTATCTACCTTGACTCTGGTTCAACCTGCTCAGGATTATTTAGAAAAATTCTGCATAAAAAAATCACAATCTATACGACAAATACTGACATATTCGCAGTTGCCGACAGTATTGCCGCAGAGGTTATCGTATTGGGTGGTCAATTCAATCCTATAAATTCTTCTGTCAGTGGTGCTTTGACTGAGGAAAATTTGAAGAGTATCTATTTTGGTAAAGCTTTTTTAGGTGTTAATGGTGTTGATGAAAAGTTTGGAGTGACGACTCCAACCCTTGTGGAAGCTACGAAAAAGAAAATGGTACGGGAACATGCCGATGAAGTCTATCTCTTGTGTGACAGTACTAAATTTCATAATTTATCCAATGTCAAAGCTTTTGATTTAAACAATGTCACAATCGTATCAGATAGCTGGGACGATAGTCTTGGAAAGGTTACTCCTATTATAGCGGCGGATTAATATTACTAATTTGTGATGAATAGCAGTCCTAATACTGATTTTAGGGCTGTTTTTTAGTTAAAGGAGGATGTTATGATGAAGTTATTGTGTCCCAGTATGATGTGTGCTGATTTTAGTCATTTACAAAAAGAAGTTGGTGACTTGAACCAAGCTGGTGTAGATATTTACCACTGTGACATTATGGATGGTGAGTTTGTCCCAAATATGACCATGGGAATTAATGATATACGAACTATTAGAAGATACACGGATAAGCTAATTGACTGTCATTTAATGATTGAAAACCCCGGAAATAAGGTGGATTGGTTTATCAATGCAGGCGTTGATTTAATTTATATTCATCCAGAAAGTGAGCGCTATGTTATCAAAACGCTCAGTCATATTAAAGATTGTGGAAAATTAGCTGGTTTGGCACTTAATCCTGATACAAGTATTGAAACAGTCAGTGAAATGTTAGAATTAGTTGATTATGTACTGGTCATGACTGTCAATCCAGGATTTGCGGGTCAAAAATTTATCGATTTTACTAAGAAAAAAATAAAAAAGCTGGTTGATTTAAAATCAGACTACCATTATAAGATTATGATTGATGGTGCTTGCAGCCCAGATATTATCAAGGAATTAAGTACAATTGGAGCTGATGGTTTTATTTTAGGTACCAGTGCCTTATTTGGCAAAGAAAGATCTTATACAGAGTTAGTAGAGGAGTTACAAAAGTTATGAAGATTGGTATTGGAAACGATCATGTCGCTGTGGAGTATAAACGCGCCATCAAAACTTATATTGAAGATAAGTATGGTTATGAAGTCATTAACTACGGGACAGATAGTACAGAACGATTCCATTATCCTAAATCTGGGAAAGCCGTAGCTGAAGCAGTTATTGCTAATGAAATCGACAAGGGCATCCTTATATGTGGTACCGGTGTTGGCATTGGTATTTCAGCTAATAAAGTTAAGGGAATCCGTTGTGTGATTTGCAGTGAGCCTTACTCAGCTAAACTATCTCGTCAACACAATGATACGAATGTCCTAGCCTTTGGATCTCGTGTAGTCGGAATAGAAGTAGCCAAAATGATTGTAGATGAATGGTTAGCAGCAGAATACGAAGGCGGACGCCATCAAATTAGATTAGACATGATTTCAGATATTGAAAATCAAAGAAATACGGAAAACAATCACGAACTATGAAGGAGTATTTACATCTAAGTCTACTAATATTTTCCTTTAAGACCAATTCTGAAACAATCTGATGAACTGACAAATGCTGCTGTTAAATTTATTGTGGCAAGAAGGTTCAAGTTTATTAGTCTCTTGACAGCACCCAACACAAAAGCAGACTTACGAGAGTTACGATGATTAGCTCCAAACCCATATAGCTTATGTCCTCAGCCAACCATTTCCAGCTGAAAATGCGTTTGAAGACAGACGATTGGGATTTAGAATATGTGAGCGATGTGTTCTGAGAGATAGATGTGCCAAGTTTTTATTTGTTGTCACTAAAGATTATGATATAATAAAGACACGAAAAAAGTTCACGAACTACTAGGAGGTATCTTATGTCTAAGCCAATCAATATTGCCTTTAAGACAGATGCGGCTATCGTCCAATCCGCTAGAGATGTTTTTAAAGCACATAACTATAGTCTCACGGGTGCTCTTAGGACCTTTTTGACAAATGTGGCTGTCACAGGAGAAGTGGATCTTCCTTCGCCTGAAGAGTTGGAAAAAGAGCGTTTACTTAGAGAATTGCAGGCGGAAGTCAAAGCTAGTCTAACTGAAATGGCAGCTGGCCAATATTATACCGAAGAGGAATTGAGGGACTATCTTGACATCTAAGGTTTATAAGATTAGGTATGCTTCGCAGGTTGCGACCGAGCTAAGGAAGGTTAAAGCTCATGTTTTGGAAAAGTCGCAGTCGAAAGATACGTCTCAGCGCTACGTGTCCCAATTGGTGAAAGGGATGGAAATCCTCAAATTGTTTCCAGAAGCAGGGTTTAACGCCGATGAGAAGTTTGGTAGAGTTATCACAGAAAACATGACCACGAGAGGAATTCCATTAAAAAAGGACTCCATTGCGCTCTATACTATTGACGATAATAACTTAGTTGTTAGTATTAGCTATTTGTTTTCTACTAAGAGTGATTATATGAAACTGTTAAAACATAACTAGGAGGTAGAAGATTATTTTTGTCTTTGATACTAAAAATCATACGATTAAGCATCAGAAAGATAATCAAAAGTTCAGAGTTTTCACAAAGACAATCTAACAAAAGCTTAAGTACTTTGATACACTCCCCATAGTGGACAGTGAAAAACAGAAATTTCACTAGAAGCTATGAAGGGAGTTTTTGTATGCTTAAAAGAAGCGAGCTATCTGCTAAAAGCGACTGTGTAATTGCATATAGAAGAAGAGGGGCTTGTAGTCAATTAGCTAATATTCTTTTTAAATCAAGAGGGTGCGTTATTTGACATTGATTTGTTCGTACTTCAATAAGTTGTTGTTTACCTTATCTTCAATCTTAAATTATCCACTGATAGTTTAAGCTGTCTGTGACGTGTCACTTAGTTTGATATTGATTTATAGGAAGTAGTGATTGGTAAGAAAAAGTGCTGTCTAGCAGGAGGAATGGCCATTTACAAGAAAGTAGTATTGGTATTTGGAGCAGGTGTGAGTAAGCTACTACCTGTGCTATCTGAGACGACTTGGGAAGGCGAATCAATAAGCGTGTCTCCGAGACTTCTGTACCAGTAGTCATATTAAAAGGGATTAAAACTTAGCGCGCAAGACGATTGTTAAGGGAGGTATTAAGGGTACTTACTATAGGGATAGTTCAGTTCATGATCAAGACTAGCACTCAGTTGTAAAGATAGGGTATGCTTACCGGCAGCTCTATCTTATATCATGAGGTCGCAGTTGGAGAGTGATAATTTGGTGGCATTTATTTACTTTTTAAGCGTGCTTAATTTTTTGTTTTTTGTTATAATGAACTCAATTATAAGAATAGAAAAGAGGATTTCTTTTGAAAGGTCAAGAGAAAAATCAAGAAAATACACGTTCGTTGAGTGAGGTTAATCAAAGTGTTGCCGTGCCTGAAAGTGCTTCTTTTTGGCGAACGTTGAAGGCTTTTATCGGACCAGGCGCTTTAGTGGCAGTGGGGTATATGGATCCTGGGAATTGGATTACCAGCGTGGTCGGAGGTGCCAGTTATAAATATTTGCTCCTATCGGTCGTACTGATTTCGTCTCTCATGGCAATGCAGTTGCAACAGATGGCGGGAAAGTTGGGAATCGTTACGCGTCAGGATTTGGCTCAGGCTACAGCTAATCACCTTCCTAAGTGGCTGCGTTATATCTTATTTGTAGTTATTGAATTGGCTTTGATGGCGACTGATTTAGCAGAAGTGATTGGTTCTGGGATTGCTCTCCATTTACTTTTTGGCTGGCCTTTAATGATTTCGGTTTTTATAACGATTCTGGATGTTTTCATTTTATTGAGTCTGATGAAGTTGGGCTTTCGTAAGATTGAAGCGGTTGTTTCAACCTTAATAATAACCATTTTGTTAATTTTCCTTTATTTAACACTCATTTCCCAGCCAAGTATCTCTGGGATTCTCAAGGGATTTCTTCCGTCTGCCTCTATCTTTGATCTTCACCAAACTGGAGACAATAGTAAATTGACGCTGGCGCTGGGGATTATTGGGGCAACTGTCATGCCCCATAATCTTTATCTTCATTCGTCAATTTCACAAACCAGACGGGTGGATTATGAAAATCCTGACTCGGTTAGGCAGGCAGTACGTTTTATGACTTGGGATTCTAATATTCAGTTAAGCCTTGCCTTTATCGTTAATTCCTTGCTTTTGATTCTTGGTGCTGCCCTTTTTTATGGACATGCTAGTCAAATCTCAGCTTTTGCTCAGATGTATAATGCTCTAGCAGATCCGTCCATTGCGGGAAGTGTTGCCAGCGGTTTCTTATCGACTCTCTTTGCAGTTGCCCTCTTGGCTAGTGGGCAAAATTCGACAATCACAGGAACCTTGACTGGCCAGATTGTTATGGAGGGATTTATCCATCTGCGATTGCCTCAGTGGTTTATTCGTTTGGTTACCCGTTTACTGGCTCTTTTACCAGTTATTCTGGCTACCCTGATTTGGGGAGGCAAGGAGAAGGTGTTGGCTCAGCTGATTGTCTATTCACAGGTTTTTCTGTCACTAGCCTTGCCCTTTTCCATTTTTCCGCTTATTTATTTCACCTCCAGTAAGAAACTAATGGGACAGCATCGAAATGCTCGCTGGAATACAATCCTAGCCTATGGCGTTGCTCTGGTGCTGACCCTACTCAATATCAAATTAATTATTGATTTACTCTGAATAGTAGTGAAGCGGCTGAAAAGTAAAATTTTCAGTCGTTTTTACATTTAAAATTAAAGAAACCGTTATAATTACCAGATGCTTACAAAAAGATGACATTTTTTAATAAAGGGCCAGAATAATTTAATTTCATGTTAAAATAAATTGATAATTAAAATAGTTTGGACATCAAAACTAAAATTATCAAATAACTTTTATTTTTACAGGAGAATGATATTCATGGAAAAAAATCTACGCTACAAATTGCATAAGGTTAAAAAGCAATGGGTAGCTATCGGTGTGACCACTTTTGCAGTCGGCTTTCTAGCAGGTGGGCAGGTTGTTGCTGCTGACGCGACTGACGGTAACGGAGGGAATACTCAAGTTGCCCACTTGATTCCTAAAGAGCCTACTGACTATAAGTTCGATACTCCAAGTGGAATTCTCACTGGTCTTAATTTTGCGAATGCTCAAACAAGCCCAGCAGGCGATAATGCTGGTGCTAATCAACCGGCGGGAGGAATCGAGCCTCAGACTGCTGAAAATGCTGCAACAGATGGCCAAGCTGTTCCTCAAACTAGTGACCAGCCAGGTCATTTGGAAAATGTGGATGGCAAAACCTACTATGTAGATGCTAACGGTCAGCGTTTGAAAAATTATTCAACCGTGATTGATGGCAAGACTTACTATTTTGATGCTCAGACTGGTCAGGCTCAGGCCGAAACACCACAGATTAATCAAAATGATAATCAGGTGGCACCAGATACTTATGCGGCTAATAATCAGGCTTTCACCAATGATGTTTCAAGTTTTGAAACGGTTGACAACTATGTGACGGCGGATTCTTGGTACCGTCCTCGTAAAATTTTGAAGAATGGGGAAAGTTGGCAGGCTAGCGCTGAATCAGACATGCGCCCCATCCTGATGACTTGGTGGCCTGATGCAGCTACTAAGGCTGCCTATGCTAATTACTGGGTTAAGGAAGGTTTGATTTCAGGCTCCTATTCACCAAACTCAGCCAATCTTGAGACAGCCGTCCAAACTATTCAGGCAGCTATTGAGAAGAAAATTGCTTCGGAAGGCAGCACAGCTTGGCTGCGTGACAAGATGTCGCAATTTGTTAAATCGCAAAATCAATGGAGTCTTGCCTCTGAAAATCCAACTGTCTATCCTAATCAGGATCACCTGCAGGGGGGAGCCTTGCTCTTTAGCAATAACGAAGCAACGGCTCATGCTAATTCTGATTGGCGTTTGCTCAACCGTAATCCTACCTTCCAAACGGGTAAGCAAAAATATTTCACAACCAACTATGCTGGTTATGAACTGCTTTTGGCCAACGATGTTGATAATTCCAACCCAATTGTTCAAGCGGAACAGCTTAATCATTTCCACTACCTCATGAACTGGGGTGAGATTGTCATGGGAGATAAGAATGCTAATTTCGACGGCGTTCGGGTCGATGCAGTCGATAATGTTAATGCTGATTTGCTACAAATTCAGCGGGATTACTACAAGGCTAAATATGGCGTTGATCAAAATGAAAAGAATGCCATTGATCACTTATCTATTTTAGAGGCTTGGTCGGGTAATGATAATGACTATGTTAAGGATCAGAACAACTTCTCGCTGTCTATTGATAATTCACAACGTAGCTATATGCTGGCAGCCTTTGCTTATCCGGCCAGTCAACGGGGGA is a window from the Streptococcus criceti HS-6 genome containing:
- a CDS encoding sugar phosphate isomerase/epimerase family protein, giving the protein MKLATRINSYLRIDGYDLEKTFTDFETAGLGYVDLNYPEHTKGTSPEEMKNLLDKHNLVLNGLALRFRGDFINGELGNANPNIAAKARQLCKEAADYCRAIGGEVITIWLGFDGFDYSFQINYRKVWDQLVKAYQEICDYAPDLKISIEYKPYEERAYAFVDSMGITGMLLNDVNRKNIGVTLDYCHMLMKHENPAFAADIFGSRGQLYGIHANDGYGVADDGLMIGTASPFKTLELLYYLKKHDYQGVVYFDTFPVIEPAVEEAERNVAMITYMDQLIDEVGMDYIQNIIDKNDAIAANKLMLTFLKGSKD
- a CDS encoding PTS transporter subunit EIIC; amino-acid sequence: MADYKATAKGILENIGGPENISNMTHCATRLRLNLKDPSKADDAAVKAVDGVVDVVNKAGQYQILIGTEVPHVYDEFEILVKGSTGNALDESSGQGGSIISQIFSAISGIFAPLLPALAGSGILRGLLILSVQLGWISDKSGTYSILFAASMAVFYFLPVLLAFSSARRFGASPYISALIGAALLHPDFLSLLGKTGNGATTSFLGIPVVLMNYNSTVVPIILAIWAYSYLYKWLDKHIPETLKLVLIPLVSLAIMVPLTVIVIGPIGVYSGEGIANVVNWLIERSGVLTGILVGGGWSVLVSFGIHWAVNPIMINNISQNGYDYICPLTFACNFAVIGTAFGVWLKAKNKNLKNFAITGVITIALSAIIEPTLFGMLVKNKKLFLAQIIAGAAGGAYLGLTKVVTNAFVFGSVTTFPAFIENNTNVINGIIGLGISALVGAVLGFIFTNRDDQLA
- a CDS encoding DeoR/GlpR family DNA-binding transcription regulator, whose amino-acid sequence is MIPYERQQKILGLLKDTELVKFDEIQSVFPKVSSSTLRRDLKELEKNNRIEYLSGGAIKLMSTVGEIPITMRNTLYSDKKDKIANLAAKQIHDGDVIYLDSGSTCSGLFRKILHKKITIYTTNTDIFAVADSIAAEVIVLGGQFNPINSSVSGALTEENLKSIYFGKAFLGVNGVDEKFGVTTPTLVEATKKKMVREHADEVYLLCDSTKFHNLSNVKAFDLNNVTIVSDSWDDSLGKVTPIIAAD
- the rpe gene encoding ribulose-phosphate 3-epimerase, yielding MMKLLCPSMMCADFSHLQKEVGDLNQAGVDIYHCDIMDGEFVPNMTMGINDIRTIRRYTDKLIDCHLMIENPGNKVDWFINAGVDLIYIHPESERYVIKTLSHIKDCGKLAGLALNPDTSIETVSEMLELVDYVLVMTVNPGFAGQKFIDFTKKKIKKLVDLKSDYHYKIMIDGACSPDIIKELSTIGADGFILGTSALFGKERSYTELVEELQKL
- the rpiB gene encoding ribose 5-phosphate isomerase B, with product MKIGIGNDHVAVEYKRAIKTYIEDKYGYEVINYGTDSTERFHYPKSGKAVAEAVIANEIDKGILICGTGVGIGISANKVKGIRCVICSEPYSAKLSRQHNDTNVLAFGSRVVGIEVAKMIVDEWLAAEYEGGRHQIRLDMISDIENQRNTENNHEL
- a CDS encoding type II toxin-antitoxin system RelE/ParE family toxin; translation: MTSKVYKIRYASQVATELRKVKAHVLEKSQSKDTSQRYVSQLVKGMEILKLFPEAGFNADEKFGRVITENMTTRGIPLKKDSIALYTIDDNNLVVSISYLFSTKSDYMKLLKHN
- a CDS encoding Nramp family divalent metal transporter, yielding MKGQEKNQENTRSLSEVNQSVAVPESASFWRTLKAFIGPGALVAVGYMDPGNWITSVVGGASYKYLLLSVVLISSLMAMQLQQMAGKLGIVTRQDLAQATANHLPKWLRYILFVVIELALMATDLAEVIGSGIALHLLFGWPLMISVFITILDVFILLSLMKLGFRKIEAVVSTLIITILLIFLYLTLISQPSISGILKGFLPSASIFDLHQTGDNSKLTLALGIIGATVMPHNLYLHSSISQTRRVDYENPDSVRQAVRFMTWDSNIQLSLAFIVNSLLLILGAALFYGHASQISAFAQMYNALADPSIAGSVASGFLSTLFAVALLASGQNSTITGTLTGQIVMEGFIHLRLPQWFIRLVTRLLALLPVILATLIWGGKEKVLAQLIVYSQVFLSLALPFSIFPLIYFTSSKKLMGQHRNARWNTILAYGVALVLTLLNIKLIIDLL